In bacterium, a genomic segment contains:
- a CDS encoding GxxExxY protein, with amino-acid sequence MSTKNCNYSPHRRRGTEKKGFKLDCGYRIDFLVEEKVIVELKAVEQLLPIHEAQLLTYLKMMVTIHHEGYGEHEVKFDELSNRVIGCAIAVHRTLGPGLLDTVKSDNSQLTIHHSPLLRKFRGKIVNGEL; translated from the coding sequence TTGTCAACAAAAAATTGTAACTATTCACCGCACAGACGCAGAGGAACAGAGAAAAAAGGATTTAAATTAGATTGTGGATACCGGATAGATTTTTTAGTTGAAGAAAAAGTTATCGTAGAATTAAAAGCAGTCGAGCAACTACTTCCGATTCACGAAGCTCAACTTTTAACCTATCTAAAAATGATGGTAACTATTCACCACGAAGGGTACGGAGAGCACGAAGTGAAATTTGATGAATTATCGAATAGAGTCATTGGATGCGCTATAGCGGTGCATCGAACTCTTGGGCCAGGTTTGCTTGACACCGTGAAGAGTGATAATTCACAATTGACAATTCACCATTCACCATTATTAAGGAAATTTAGGGGAAAAATTGTGAATGGTGAATTGTGA